The Rosa rugosa chromosome 3, drRosRugo1.1, whole genome shotgun sequence sequence CTGACCAAGAACTCTTCCACTTGCTATGCGTTTTCTGTAATTGGCTTATGGCTTGCGTTCGGGGTtggttaattaattgtttttgtgtTCGTTCAATTTCAGGTATTTGAATAAATATTGTTGCTGCTCCTTAGTTCAAATTAGATTATTTGTGCAATATGGTTAGTTTAAATTATAAATTTATGTTTATTGTCGGATTGCATGCAATTTTGTggcatttgtttttatttttttgggggGTTTTCATCATgttttttgtttctgggttAGTTTCCTATATATTGATATGTTTATTTGCATGATGTTCTGCTTGCAGTATATTCCAGTGAAGAATATGAAGGCAGGCTAAACAATATTCCAACAGTCTGAGCTGCTTCTTATTCAAAAGGAATACAAATTGTAATCTTCTAATCAGTTGTCAGGATTTTCAATTTATCCAAATTCAGGTCAGTAATTCAAACTTGAATGTCCCTGTTTGTTCATTCTGTAAATTCTATATATTTGTGCTGCCTTCACACACACTGTTAATTTTTAGGTAATACAATTACCTCTTTCCTgattaaatataaaaatatagtTGGATTTACAATTTTAAGCTTCAAgagtctttttattttgtttctttcctgTGGGACTTGGGGTATTGGATGAGTGAAAATATTTGCAACAGCCTCAGGTAGTACAGCTGAGTCTTCAAAATTTGACTTCAACGACATGAAAACTCAAGATTTATGTTTGTACTGATGATTGATACTTTGATAGTCTCTTAATCTTCTGTTTGAACTCTCACATGCTGGATTGATGGAGATAATAATGTCCAAAGGTTGAGTCGAAGGTTATATTGATGTGGGATTTATAAATTTGTTCTTGATAAAGTGGATATCCAGGAATTAGGTTTGTTGTGATTCCTACAGCTTctaattatgaaaaaaaaaaaatcttctctcTCATCTGTTAAACAAATCTTTAGGATAAATGTTTCGGTTTGTACATGCAAGTCTGAGAAAGAGTTTTAACATTTTGATTAAACTTTCTGATTATGTTGAGTATTTATCTGTGTCGCAAAGATACATGTTCAATATACAAATGATTTTATACAAACCTATAGCTGCACCTCTGATCAAGTTTCTAGGTGGGAAATAGTGATTTTATACAATGCCTCTGATCAAGTTTCTAGGTGGGAAATAGTGATTTTATACAAACCTATAGCTGCAGATACCTCTGATCAAGTTTCTAGGTGGGAAATATTGATTTTATACAATGCCTATTGTATATGGACTGATGTATTATCCTTTGTCCATAGTATGAAGGCATTCCTGGAAATACAGTAGCTTCAACATAGCTTAGTCTGCTGGAGTATCATTAAAATGATATATAATATCTGACATATATTACTTAAAAACCCGACTCAATTTcagaacaaaaaataaataaattaaatggTTGATTGCTTTTGGGTAAAATAATGAATACGGAAGTAATCAAGATTGTTTAAATTTTTGGGTGTATGGAAAGAATCTGTTTCCAGCAGTTATTACCAAAGATAGCCCTTCATATGGTGTCTTCTGGTAATTGGTGCAAAACCTTGGTGATCTTTAGGTTAAATTTGTGCCTGAAATTGAAGAAATGCCTAATGCATATTTGTTTTCATTTCCATGGTATGTCTATGAGCCATTTGACCTGCAAATGCATCATATATTGAATACAACCAGCAGCACATACTATCATTTCATAATTTAGGTTCAGCTTCAGTACTTTCTAATATATCCTCTTCAATTCTTTTTATCTTCTGAAATCACTTTGGCACTTATCTATGTCGAACTCAGAGCTAAACTCTACGTTTCTGTTCTATGTGGGTGTTCAGAACAGGAATATGGGTGTCAAAAGTTTACTTCATTGTTCCAAAGTCAGTTTATAATTATTCAAAATGGTTTATGTCTGGAATTGTTTTTGAAAGTAGAACCAAGAAACATATTTCATTTTCAACCCAATAAGGAATTACATAATGGGTGTTTGTAGTTTATTGTGCTCAATGACATTGCCAATTTGATGAAGTTATGTTTTTGATAACATCATACCATAGAAATTGGTAGAATAAGGTGTGTGAAATAATATCTTTTAAGAAATCTCATTGTACCAGTGGATTGCATAAACTTTATGCTCTAAACTGAATGTTATACTCTCTTTTGCTGATCTGAAACACATATATGCTATGTGTATGTATGTGATTTATTTGTAACCTGTCTTATTTTGACTTTTGAGTTTGCAGTTTTTTTGGAGTATATCGGATCTATAGCCTTCTCTGTCCTCTGTCTGCTCTTTTACAGGCTttcatgagaaaaaaaaaaaaaaaaaaaaatccccgcAGCATCTCGCGGGTTTAAGCACTAGTTAAAGGAATGAAAAACAGCTGTTTTCAAAATCATAGACTGTAAGAAATAACAAATGTTGTTGTGAATCGTCTACATGTCTGCTGCACGGTTAAAAGAAACTTTCATCAAATTGGATTACATCAAAAACACAAATCTTCCTGCAAGGTATTAAACACTTGCAAGATTCGTACTGATCAAGCTAGTTTCTTAATTGGTTATGTTATTTacattttgatttgatttttccCAGAGCTAAGTTTTCATGTCACAGTTGTCTGCCTTGCATGTCAGCATACTGTCAGACTTGGATAAATCAATTCTGAAGTTTTGTGTTTTAAGACCTGCTTctgaattttttattattatattttattattataataTAGGGTATTATCGATAGAAGAAATAGATTCAGGAACTCTCTTGTTTTAGGATTTAAAACTATAAGCATTATTTCTATGAATGTTTTATGTTTCACTGTTGTTTTAGGAATTTAAACTGAAGCATTATTTACTTACCCTAGAATTCTTAGGCAGCCTAGAAGTATTCGGAATTATCCAATCTGTTTTAGTGGACAGATAGACTTGATTGATAAGACTATAAACCTCCTATATCTCTTTGTTCTCTTCCAAGTTTTTCTATTATTCTTTCTTCTCTATACCTAAGTTCTATGTTTCCATGCTCCTACATCATTCGCCGGATTCCATTTGCATTGTAATTTGGAAGCCTACTATACTGCCTAAGTTGCTGTTTCATACTTGACAGGGTTTTGGGATGAAAATCAGTAAAACAGAGGTGAACTTGAGGAGGCTGCTTGCAGCTGCTCCTCAGCAACAAAACCAGGCAAAACTTTCGCATTATGTTGCTACTTTACGAGAACAGGTAGAACAGCTAGCTGAAGAGAGAACACCGGAAGGCTTACCTAGAGTTTCAAAGGCTGTCTTAAGTGACTATTCAGAGAAGATCGAAGCCATTGCTTCGAAATTAGCTGCTCCATTGCCTGATTTGCAAGAACCACAGGAGTCCCTTGCAAGAATTTCGGTTAAAGCAAAGTCTTCTGAAACAGGAGACAATCAGAGTCCCCATTCTCCAGGTCTGAGAAGAAGATTTGTGCCCAACTCAAACATCCAAGATGGAACTCGTGAGACTCCTAGTGCAGATTCTTTGTCACCTGTCAAACTTGACGCTGCAGCTCAAGCGCACATTGAAAAGCATAGAAGACTTCAGGAGGATTTGACTGATGAAATGGTTGGGTTGGCAAGGCAACTCAAAGAGACTAGTCTCATGATGAGCCACTCCGTGCAGAACACTGAAAAACTACTTGACTCTACAGAGGAGGCTGTAGAAAGGAGCTTGGCTAGCACTGGTCATGCCACTGCACGGGCATCCGATATATACTCAAAGACCTCCAAGACTTCATGTTTCACATGGCTTTTGATGTTTCTAATGACGTGTATATTCATTATGGTGGTACTTTTAATTCGTGTCACTTAGTACGTGTATCCTTGGGTAGGAAGACGAAGACTGAGATTTCACATGGCTTTTGATGTATCTAATGACATGTATATTCATCATGGTGGTACTTTTAATTCGTGTCACTGTGTATCTTTAGGTAGGAAGATGAAGACTGAGACACACCTTCTTTCACCCAGTTCCTCTGTATAACGACCTTTAATgcaaatgaaattaaaagtacAGACCTGGCTGCTGTTATACACCTGCCAATAATAATATAACTCGAGTTAGAATCCAGGGATTCCAATGTTATTCATGCGGGGTAGAGTCTGCCATTTGCATTCTAGAAAATACGACAAAACTAGATAATTGTAATTGATCTAGCTGCGTGCAAAATCTATACTCGACTTTGTTATGATATTGGATGATTTCTTCATATTAATAAAAGTAATTGAAGAATTTAAGGATCGAGGTTTTGATCTTACTGACTGTGCAGCAAGTCCTTACATTCTAAGCTCTAAGCACTGGATAAATGTAATGGGAACATTGTAGGAACACAAGTAATTGAAATGCAGATTTCACCACTTGGAATAAAAAgggaagaaaaccaaaaatgaaCTACATCTTCAAATTACTTTCCGAGTACTATGACAAGTACTATGATACAAAACTTCTTGTTATTCCTACTACTTTCTGCCAAGGAATAATAAAATGGCACGAAAGCAGGGAGTTGGTATGCATTATATATATACGGTTAAGCTGTAACACACTAACACTGCAGGGTTTTCAGCTTTTTGTCAAGCGAAGTGGATCAATTCTTGAGAAAATTACAGAGGTGAAATTATTAACGAGTCATAAGACCACCATTAGACTCTCCTTGATTGTCATGTGGAATTGAGGGTGAGTGTTTCGCATTGGCAGGACCGAATAGCAACTCCAAGCAGAAGTTAGGGCCACATATTGATCTTCCTTTCTTCCCAATTTTATCCAAATCCCGAACAGTGAGCTGTAATTAAGCAACCTTAAATCAAAAACCTGTAACTTTTTATGTACATTTTATGAACCTTCATGTTTCCTGGTGTTTTCAGGAAAGAAGGCAATACCTGTAGCAAGCTGTTCTTAATGAAAGCGGTGTTGAAGCAAGCGTAGAAGAGACGCCCTCCATTCATTTTTTGATAGAATATGACACGCACATCTCCGGTCACCTTTCGAAGCAATGTGATAAACCGACTTAGAGACAGACATTCCACAACATCGATCATTGAGACAAAAGTTTCTACTCAATAACCATTATCAACTTACCTGTACAGGCTTATCAAAGTAATATTCAAGATAGGCCTTCTGGTATAGTATGGAACTTTCTGTATCCATTTGAACAACAACACGAGGTTCGTCTGAATCTGATTTCTTGTCTTCTCAATCACCTTCAATAAAAGAGAGATAATAGCGAGGACTGCTCGTTCTCGAATACCCTTTCTTGATTTGTTTGCATGAACTCCTAGAAACTTCTATTGATGGACGATAAATTTGACCCGGAATCTGTTAACATGAGCAGGAAATTTACTCTTAAGTAGATAGAAGGAAATAAGATGGCTAAGAATTTTTTGGCGTGGCCACAGCTAGATTTCTATGCTAGCTAATCAGAACATAAAAAACAGCATATACCTCTTGCAACTCAGAGACCACAAAGAAGATCTTATTAATGTTACGTGTGTCATAACATCGGATTCTTCGTAGTTCTCTGCTACACGTCTGAGGTAAGTTGACTTCAGGAGGTTCATCATCGACTTCCGAAGGGAAAGAGAGACAATTTTCCCAGTACCCCACGTAACGACGTTGGCTTGGTATCGAGACCTGTTCAAGTACATATAGGTGGCAATGTGCTTCTTATTGTATCAGAATCACAAAAAGCAATGCTGAAACTAAGCAATTGATTGTATACGTAGAGACTCTAATTGTATCACTAAATAATGATCAGTGAAAATGGTTTGTTTCTGAGAACGAGAATGTGACTTTGATTTGTATTATATATACCTAATGTGACTTACTCCTTCATTATTGGTGGTCCGTCTATGAGCATAGAGTTGAAGTGCTTCCTCTGCTGACATCCCACAGTAGACTAGATACGCGCTTACCATTAGGCCTGTTCGGCCTTTGCCTGCCTGCAGCCAAATCATAGTGAAGAACAAAAATATTGGAAGTACATTACTACTGGTACGTAGTTGCTAGTTTATCTAACAAAATAATGTTATTGGATCAAACGATAAAGGCATTGTTGAGAAAAAGATGGCTTTTACTGGATAATTGGTACTCAAGTTGCCAAACATATATCTGTTCATTTATCAAGAGTAGATGAGTGTTTCTTGCTTGTTATTTCATCAAAAAGCAAGCAATCGGTTACTAAACTCAACAGTTGTTTGGTACATAAAACAAGGGGAAGCTCcttttgaacttttttttaggggaatcCACACTCCCCCTTTTACAATCCATGCACGATTCATGCATGTTTCCTTTTttggtaacttaaattttgtctacACTAACGTAAATTATAAGAATTTATACCAAAGAATGAAAGAGGGAGTGTGGATCACAAATTAGGGAGTGTAGATTTCACTCCCTTGTTTTTAGTATGGTGTGATTATTAAATTGGAGAATGGAATTAGATAGATCATATCGGTtataaggagaaaaaaaaaatcaatgaaagAGATTCACATATTTATGGTAATTGATTgtctaaatatttttttaaaatatgcttACCATGCAGTGTATAACAGCAATGTTTTCTGGGTCACTCTTGAGCCATGATTGCACGCTTTCGCAGAAAAGCTTGACCATTTCAAGAGGTGGAACATGGTTATCATCAAAAGGATACCTCTCCACACGGCCATAGAAATGAGATGGAGCATAATGCTCTTCAATGCAGAGGTTATAGATCTAGAAAAACACAACCCCATTCATAAACACCACCAGACtacaaataaaaattacaagAACAAATCATTAAAGGGTCATTGGTGTAATTAATTTAAGGATCGGACCAATACCTTGTAATGCTCTGGATGCCTCATATCAAGCACAGACTTGACCTGCCAGAGAGGATTTCGATACATTGCACGCATTCGCTCCGCAGGGAAAGACATTGCCAATATGCGGTCGGTGATGTAAGACATGTCAAGATCATAGCCAGCAACAAGCATTCGCCTCCGTTGCTTAGACACCAAGTTACGGATGTAAAAGCTGTTACTTAGGCATCTGATCAGTTGATGTTGTAAGGTTAGGCTTTCAAGCTTTCCTGGCGCCGGCATGGCTTCTTCCTTTGTTAACTTCATTCCCATTTTTGCTTGCGGATGGTACAATGGTGCCTAATCAAAGATCATGAAGAACTAATAAAATTCAATTAACAACAAAAATAATCCAAACTGCGTACCACTAAATTTGAATATGGGGTTCCTAGAAGAATGGTGTGTGTAATTGTGTACCTGCAGAGCTGAACATCAATTGAGATTTGGGTGGAAGGGATTGGAT is a genomic window containing:
- the LOC133736863 gene encoding uncharacterized protein LOC133736863, with product MKISKTEVNLRRLLAAAPQQQNQAKLSHYVATLREQVEQLAEERTPEGLPRVSKAVLSDYSEKIEAIASKLAAPLPDLQEPQESLARISVKAKSSETGDNQSPHSPGLRRRFVPNSNIQDGTRETPSADSLSPVKLDAAAQAHIEKHRRLQEDLTDEMVGLARQLKETSLMMSHSVQNTEKLLDSTEEAVERSLASTGHATARASDIYSKTSKTSCFTWLLMFLMTCIFIMVVLLIRVT